From the genome of Papaver somniferum cultivar HN1 chromosome 2, ASM357369v1, whole genome shotgun sequence, one region includes:
- the LOC113348548 gene encoding autophagy-related protein 8C-like: MAAKSSFKLEHPLERRQAEASRIREKYPDRIPVIVEKAERSDIPDIDKKKYLVPADLTVGQFVYVVRKRIRLSAEKAIFIFVKNILPPTATMMSAIYEENKDEDGFLYMTYSGENTFGLL; this comes from the exons ATGGCTGCTAAGAGTTCATTCAAGTTGGAACATCCCCTTG AAAGGAGACAGGCTGAAGCTTCTCGCATCAGGGAGAAGTATCCTGATAGAATTCCA GTGATAGTAGAGAAGGCTGAGAGGAGTGACATACCTGACATTGACAAGAAGAA ATATCTCGTTCCTGCCGATTTGACTGTTGGGCAGTTTGTCTATGTGGTGCGGAAGAGGATTAGGTTGAGCGCTGAGAAGGCAATTTTCATCTTTGTCAAGAATATCTTGCCACCAACTG CTACCATGATGTCTGCTATCTATGAGGAAAACAAGGATGAAGATGGCTTCCTTTACATGACTTACAGTGGCGAGAATACATTTGGGCTTCTTTGA